The DNA window ttccaaaatcttccaaaaaatttgagaaacagagagagccCCAAAGGCCAAAACCAGCTTTATTCTTGCTAAATAAAAAGcagttgtttctgtttattctttCACTATGAGAGGACTCAACACTATGGCTCTGAAAGGTTATgtaactgagaaaaggaaatggacaAAAGGGATTTGCAAATCAAAAGAAGTCTTTAATGTTGTTCTTAGAGCACAGATCTAAACAtcagtgaatgtgtttgggaatACTTAAGGATCTTGAGAAACTGCTGATGACAAAGACTTGTTGTAATACAACTATGGAGCTGTGGGAATCCTCACAAAATGACTAGAAGTGTTTTTTAGGTGGTTGAATATATGTTCATGCTTAATTGGCTATGAGAAAATGTCTAGGTCTTCACATGAATACACACTTGCAGTCCGTTATttaaagtttaatattttctggaCCTTAATGTGTGCTGTACATTTTCCATGCAGCTATCCGCTTTGGCCGGATGCCCCAGTCAGAGAAGCTGAAGCTGAAGGCAGAGATATTAACAGGCGAGAAAGAGGTAGAGGATCCTCGGCAAGCTGACCAGAAAACCCTGGCCAAGCAGATCTATGAGGCTTATCTGAAGAACTTCAGCATGAACAAATCCAAAGCACGGACCATTTTAACTGGCAAGACAAACACACCAGTAAGATTAACATACATCAacatttgtgtctgtgtgagttacGTTGCATGCACTGTGTATCCCTTATCAAAGAATTAGGATATGAGAAATTACAATTGAAGACAATAAATCATCTCTAAGGTGTGGCTGAGTATATGGAGAACCTCAAATTCCAGTGAATTCATTTAATGGGCGTAAATGAAAGTTATAGAGGGTAGGGCGACTTTACAGATACTATCCCTGCCTGCTTTTGCAACACTAGCATGACTCTTGTTTGCATTTGAGTGTGGATCTCTGTCCTCTCAAGTCCCTCTGACATTACCCAGATGTTTGGTGTGCTTTAAGAAGCTTTCTCACACTATGCAGTTTTTGCTCATTAGACAATACGGATGTTAGGATGTCAGTCAAAGCTCTGCTTTAATGGAAACTGGAACCTGTCCAATGCTTAAATCCCATTCAGTTTCTTCAGCTGGGTGTTGCTTCACAGATGTTTAAACGTTCAGATGCTCAAGAGTCTGTGGTCACTATTGTctcattctcctcttcatgatgcacaATACACATTCAATAGGAGACACATCTGGACATGGTCTCCCAAAATACCAATATAAGCCTCCACATCAAAGGCACCTTCACATATCTGCAGatcacacacattctgtggacACTGGTGCCACTCATGCcatcataattattttttttttccacattttgttGGTAACACCTTTTTCATCTTTGGCCAAGTCTGTTTTTCACCAAATACAAACTGAAATGTAGATTCATCTGACTACAGCACATGTTTCcactttattttaaaccatCTGGCATGAGCTCTGGCCACTTCATCAAATGATTCACTTCTTGCACTAATGAATGTTATTTATCTGAGTTTGTTACAGGTTTcaatttctgtgtttgtttatttttacaaaataaatttatGTTGGTCAGGGATCATGCTGTATTTTTTAGTAATAATTTCTGTTAAATAAAGGCATAAAGGAATTGAGAAATTATagatgtgtgtgcgtgtgtgtgtgtgtgtgtgtgtgtgtgtgtgtgtgtgtctcactctcacacagctccagggtctgttAGCTCTTTCCATCAACAAGGAACCGGAATGCTTTGTGTTCCCTACTCTAATTTGGAACCATTTTGCACTTTTCTACCAGTATAAATTGATTTGCGAATCAGAAAATGTGTTCCCACCTGACCACCACATATTTCCACACATGTATTTTATCTCACTATGATCTGACCTCGcattaaacaaagaataaacaatgactgtGTCATGACCCTGTTCGTTTATTTATGGCCCCAGCgctatgtgaggagtttggtgtgttctccatttgTCTGTGtggcttcagtttcctcccacagtccaacaacacatgttggtagtttGATTGGCTGTCCatatgcatgagtgtgtgagtgactgtttgtgtggGTGATGCCCTGAGGTGGaatggcgccccatccagggggCACATCTGCTCTAGACTTCAGACTGTGACCTTGAACTGTGACCTTGATtatgaattaatgaacaaatgaatgaatttattgtgttctttttaataattcacttgtttttctttgcttctCAGCCTTTTGTGATTCATGACATGGACACTCTGCAGCTGGCTGAGCAGACTCTGGTGGCTAAGATGGTTGGCACAGCAGGGGGGCTGCTCAATAAGGAGGCAGAAGTGCGAATCTTCCACTGCTGTCAATGCACATCTGTGGAGACAGTGACAGAGCTCACAGAATTCGCTAAATCTGTGCCAGGCTTCTGCACCCTAGATCTGAACGACCAGGTCGGTCCTAGAGTTTAGAGAAATATTAAGCAAAACAAGAACTGTACTGTACAAAGTCTCTGTTATTAGATATGTCCAGAATTTGCTGCATTGTAGTAGGATTTACCATTTGTCATAATAAACAAGTGTGCACTGTTTATTGGCAAAAAACCCAATAAACTCAACTCAAGTCTCTTGCTCCACTAGGTGACGCTGTTGAAATATGGTGTGTATGAGGCCCTGTTTGCCATGCTGGCCTCTTGCATGAATAAAGATGGGTTGCTGGTTGCCTATGGTAGCGGGTTTATCACGAGAGAATTCCTCAAGAGTCTGCGGCGGCCGTTTAGTGACATGATGGAGCCAAAGTTCCAGTTTGCCACGAAATTTAATGCCCTGGAGTTGGACGACAGTGACCTGGCTCTGTTTGTGGCTGCCATCATCTGCTGTGGAGGTGAGACGACCAAACTCATCGCAACATAGAGCCTACCTCACGAGACACTGGGTTAAATTCATTTGTGTCTTGTGAccctgcatttaaaaaaaaaaaaaaaaaaaaagcattgatGGCGTTGATGCATCAGCATGAATGTTCAACTTTAATATAGGTGTTGTATCAGTTATAATTGGGGATAATTAGGAAACCATGCAAAAcctgtttattgttatttattactgtttcaaaaGTAATATAACCTGGTATTTCTGATGCATATGTGGAGAATTGAAATGGAACTGAATCTTGGTGAGGTcaggtaaatatttaaataaacagagtGAGTTGCATATCTAGTGCTAAGCAGTTGAAGAGAGATCTCCACTTCTCTCCCCTCAGATCGTCCAGGTCTGGTGAACATCCCTCACATTGAGCGAATGCAGGAGAGGATCGTTCATGTGCTACAGCTCCATCTTCAGAACAACCACCCGGACCACAGTTTCCTCTTCCCTAAACTGCTGCAGAAACTGGCAGATCTCCGTCAGCTGGTCACAGAGCATGCTCAATTAGTGCAGGAGATCAAGAAGACGGAGGACACGTCACTGCACCCTCTACTGCAGGAGATCTACAGAGACATGTACTAGAGGAGACTCTGAATAGCTGCTGAAACCTTGGCTTTCCTGAAGGACAAGCTAAGGAAGGAAGGAGAGAGGAGGGCTTGGGTTGAGCCCTTCCCCAGAAGACTGAGGGCTTGTCCAGGAATGCAGAAGCTTTGTTCCTCGAAAAAATAAGGACACGCTCTCAGGGGCCTCCCGAATGTGAATAATCTGAAGGGTTGCCAACAAACCACTATGCCCAGGAGACAGTGGTGTCCACAACAGGACCTAAGTCAGCTGACTGGCAGGAAGATTTGGAAGCACCCTAACTAGAAATGTCAGATTTTAAGAAAGATTTTCTTTGGAAAGAGTCAGCTTTAGGACAGTGGTCACTCCAGCTGGAACACTGTGTCCCTGTGCTTTAAGAAGCTGTGGTTTATGATACTTTCTAAAATATGCACTGACTGGCATGGACTTCATTGGAGCCAGATATTGGGAAAAACAAGCCTCTACATAAAGCAATATGGCTTTTACAGCAAAATAAGGGTGCATTCGGGTAAAGCAGCCTTTTTGTAGCCTGTATGTACATAGAAAAAATACATTAGGAACAACCATCTTATACATTTACATCAGAACACCCAAGTGACTTCAGAGTAGACTTCTGTTTAGCACCACAGAGGACTCTAGTAAATGGACAGGGATTATACGTGTTTTCTAAACAGTGCTTCCAGTGTAATTCTCACATTTGGTTTTACACAGCACCTCCCTCTTGGTCAGCATTAGGGTCTAACGCCACAAACAACAGCCAAATGACCCTTTGTTTTATTGACATATTTGTCACTTTAAATTTTGCAATTATTCCTGGCAGGGTGAGGGGTGGACACACCTGACGGCTCAATAGAAACAGCGCCAAGTTAGGGTCAACTGTCACTTTTTTCTGAAGCCATTTTCACGTAAAGTTGGTTTGCTCAGGTTCAGACTAGTTCTAGTTTCTGAAAGCTAAATATATTTACTAAAGGTCTGATTTGAATCCGTCGTTGCCACATAGAAAAGCAAAATAATGTTATGTTCTGACACTCCTTTTTCTAAGCTGCACTTGCTGTTTTGCAAGTTCTTAATACCTatgttttgcaaaaaaaaaaaaaaaaaaaattatgtaaaaaaaaactatggcTTTGCTTCTGAAAGTGCAGTGTGCTTTCTCACTTCTAGCAAAACCACATCAGGTCCCAGGAAACAGATTCCATACACAATAACACTAACTATCCCAGTCTGACTTGTGAACATGTGAAGAAAAACCAACTTGCATCTATGCAAGCACACAATGCTCTCCCCAGATACACTGAAATTTACCTCTGTACCAATGCCTTTAGACAAAGCACACCTGCCCTTTCTCCCGGTCTGTGCTGTGGTTTCAAAAACATGTTTCACCTAAACTAAGCTAAAAGTTAAACAGAACTTTAAAGAGTAgtctactgtttttttttttgttttgttttgttttttttcatttttaatttctgcATAATCCAGCTGTTAAGACGAAAGAACTCCTTCAGAGTGGCTTGATGCAGAATGACtctttgtaaaaacatttatGAACTCTGAAACAGTTGGTTTGACAGGAACCAGGGGGATGTGAGGGGTATATATTGCAAAtataggtttgtttgttttttctttttactacATTAGTACAGCATTTcgcatcaaaccactctgattAAATGTACAAGCCTTTCTGGATTGCTTTCTTGCAGTATCTCTTATTAAGCTGCACTATCTTTTAATGCTTGTGAAAGGGTATCTGAATCTTAGAGAAGTTCCACATGACGGAGTTTTGATTTAATATAGTTTTACCCTCAGAAACCTGCATCTCCAAGAGTTCGAATTAGTGAAAACCAGGCTGCTTTGTACATTCTGGACAATTATAAGGGACCTACCACCCAGTCAAGAGAACAGTAGGTTTCTGACGGTATTTAAGAAAGTCTATTTTAAATGGTCTGAAAGGAGGTGAGTGAAATTAAGTAAAGAGTTTTAGGGGTCTGCCCTCATGACTGGCTGTTGGAAAAACCACAGTGCCTCATCTTGCCTccatttctaaatactcttctcaGTCATGAATGGAATGTTTAAACACTACTTGCTCACAGCCACAGTGGACTTTGCTGTTATTGTCGTAAGTTAAAAATCAAAATCCAATGCAGTAAAATATGCTATACTGAAATTGTTTAGTTAATAGAAACTCTGAACTGTGTTTTACGGTGTAAtaagttgtgtgtgttgtgctgtagcACAACACTGTCAACAAACTAGATTATGTGTTATTTTATGGGTGTTTGGGCAGTTAACTGCAGCTATATTTCACTCAAGGTTTCTGGTGGTTGTTTGCTAAAGCCTGTGTAATTTGGGAAGTATTCATTTTAGGTTAGCTAATAAAACTGGTAAAGCAGTCGGGAGATCCCTCAAAGCTGTGGAAGAAGCGTAACAATTAACATAAGGTGTTAACCTCCACTTTATTTTCTACCTAGAAAAACTGAACAAGTTACCCATAAAACtgttgaaaaataaatagattCTTTCAGGAAATTGAAACACCAGCTAACAGACAGAGATGTCAATTTGCACTATATTTGTTTAAAGACAGAGACATAAGAATCtgtttaaagtaaaaagtcTCAGCTCATGGGAACCTACTACACAGCATGTGAAATATAAGGATTCATGTTCCTCACAGTCTGAGCAGAGTGAAATAATACTGGATGTCTATCTCATCGTCTGCAATGGTATACAATAAACTGTTATATTGTTAAGAATCGATTGTAATGTCTATGAAAACAGTATCGTCATTCCATGTCAAATACAGTCAAGACCCTTGGAGCATTAAGAGCCCACGACGAGACAAAGTCAGTGAAACTAATGGAAAGGGAGAAGTACATTTATAGGTCTGTTTCCTGGACAGGGATTAAGCCAAGTTTCAGATGCACTAAAAGTATGTGGACAATTACTCATCCGATTCTTCTAACATGAAGGATATTAACACCCTTTGTTGCAGTAACAACCTGGGAAGGTTTTACTCTACATATTgcagatttgattgcattcagccacttaAAAATGAGTCAGGATGTGGCTGGATGATCAAGTTCTTGAATGTTCTAACGGTAGTAGATGGAGATTCATCACTCCAGAATTCCTCCTTGGCCCACTGATGAGGGTCACACTTGGAGCTGGGAATGTTGACCTTGGCTTCAGAAATACCTTTCTATTAACAGTGCTTGTGTAGAGAGACTGAATAGTTCAAACACGTGTCAgcagtgggtgcaccttaaagtagctgaaataAGCCATTATCAAGGATGTCTAAACACTTTCTGCCATAATGTGTATCCTGAGTTGGATTTTTCCAGTGAAAACAAAATTAAGTCCAGGACTAGGTTTACACCGAGGGAACCTGACCCTCAGACATTTGAAGCTGAATATTTAGGGAGCGTCATCCTGCATTTGATAACCAAGCCTCGGGTTTGGAGTAAATGTAGCTGCTCTGTTGTTTGGTTGGAAGGCTCTTGCTTGGTAAGAAAACACCACTGCAGACTTGGCAATTGACAGCAAAACTGTGACCTTGTTTAGTCCAAATCAAAATGGCTTAAGGATGACTCCAAGTGAGTGATGCCTGGTGGCTTGACCTGGAATGACCTTTTTTATTGTGACAAATAACTCACCAATGCATCTGAAACTGTAATATGGTAAGTAAACTGCACAGTTCATgattccacaaaaaaaaaaaagtcaaagccAAAGCAGAGCAGTTGTGCTGattcctgctgtgtctgtgtctgtcttttcTAT is part of the Hoplias malabaricus isolate fHopMal1 chromosome 4, fHopMal1.hap1, whole genome shotgun sequence genome and encodes:
- the pparab gene encoding peroxisome proliferator-activated receptor alpha b, with translation MVDMESPYSPPSPLEDPVLDSPLCRDFIGGVGDLQDISQSIDQEALSNLDVPECQSSSMCSSSESSTVLDALTPASSPSSGVCGAGVGQEEFSSASLNLECRVCADRASGYHYGVHACEGCKGFFRRTIRLKLEYDKCERHCKIQKKNRNKCQYCRFQKCLSVGMSHNAIRFGRMPQSEKLKLKAEILTGEKEVEDPRQADQKTLAKQIYEAYLKNFSMNKSKARTILTGKTNTPPFVIHDMDTLQLAEQTLVAKMVGTAGGLLNKEAEVRIFHCCQCTSVETVTELTEFAKSVPGFCTLDLNDQVTLLKYGVYEALFAMLASCMNKDGLLVAYGSGFITREFLKSLRRPFSDMMEPKFQFATKFNALELDDSDLALFVAAIICCGDRPGLVNIPHIERMQERIVHVLQLHLQNNHPDHSFLFPKLLQKLADLRQLVTEHAQLVQEIKKTEDTSLHPLLQEIYRDMY